One Marinitoga litoralis DNA window includes the following coding sequences:
- a CDS encoding FliA/WhiG family RNA polymerase sigma factor translates to MRKNINKDDIIKNFLPKIKYIALNLLSTLPKNVELDDLIQEGIIGLMQSLDKYDPSKGVTFYSFAVKRIKGAMLDYLRKIDWLPKDLRHKIKKMEEIIDEQGLDDNISDEEISEKLEISIDDVKKLKAELHRSQILSLDSYLLSNNEMNVASINDENDPEILAYKELLKNELIKAISSLNEREQLILSLYYEKELTFKEIGKILDISESRISQIHSSIITKLKKLLGGD, encoded by the coding sequence ATGAGAAAAAATATAAATAAAGATGATATAATAAAAAATTTTTTACCAAAAATAAAATATATTGCTTTAAACTTATTATCAACTCTTCCTAAAAATGTAGAATTAGACGATTTGATACAGGAAGGGATAATCGGTTTGATGCAATCTTTAGATAAATATGATCCTTCAAAAGGTGTCACCTTTTACTCTTTTGCTGTAAAAAGAATAAAAGGTGCCATGCTAGATTATCTACGTAAAATAGATTGGTTACCTAAAGATTTAAGACATAAAATTAAAAAAATGGAAGAAATTATAGATGAACAAGGTTTAGACGATAATATTAGTGATGAAGAAATTTCCGAAAAATTAGAAATTTCAATAGATGATGTAAAAAAATTAAAAGCAGAACTTCATAGAAGTCAAATACTAAGTTTAGATTCATACTTATTATCGAATAATGAAATGAATGTTGCTTCTATTAATGATGAAAATGATCCTGAAATTTTAGCATATAAAGAATTATTAAAAAATGAACTTATAAAAGCCATATCAAGTCTTAATGAGCGGGAGCAATTAATTCTTTCATTATATTATGAAAAAGAATTAACCTTTAAGGAAATTGGTAAAATTCTTGATATTTCTGAATCAAGAATTTCGCAAATTCATTCTTCAATTATTACAAAATTGAAGAAATTATTAGGCGGTGATTAA